In Isosphaera pallida ATCC 43644, the sequence TTGACGTCAACAGAGCATCCTGTCCCTTTTGGGAGTCTCTGGGTTCCAGCGAAGCCGGTTGGGGATCGGTCTTAGCGGCCGGTTCGGTCATGGGAGGATGATCGGTTGGCGGTTGCGCGTCAACTTGAGCGGATGACTCCTCCTGGCGTGCCGGAACCCCGCCCCAAGACGGGGCGATCGGTCCCATCGCGACCACCAACGTTATGACCATCCGCCCCAGCGGAGCGTGTTTGCGCGTCGGACTCATCATTGAGGCCTGCCTCTCTTATGGAAAATGCCCCGGTGTCGATCCAGGAGGCGCATCGCATCCACGCCACCCCGACTTCCCGGCTCGCTTGTCAGTCGAGCCGATCCCCCGACCTAACGCAACCCCCGCCTCTCTCCCAAACCGACTCCACCGACTCCCGTTCCAGTTCCCGACCCCGCGACGGGTCCCTCTTGACAAGCCAAACTTCTTCCTGATAATTGATTCTCAGTACTCCCAACCGACATGAGCGTTGGGATTGCCCAGGGAGGGATCTATGAAAACCGCGGATTAGGATGACCCTCACGAACCGGATTCCTGCTTGCGGCGTAGCGCATGACATGGCCACCCCCGCGCCTCGGGCTAGGCCCATCTCCTGAGTCCAATGAGTTTTGAGATGACCATACTTTATAACCCAATCGGGTCGGAATCCGGCGCATCGGACATGGCGGCCACGACGGCGCGTAAACTGCCCGTCACGGTGCTGTCGGGCTTCCTGGGAGCGGGCAAAACCACCTTGCTCAACGAAGTGCTGCGCAACCGCGCTGGCATGAAGGTCGCGGTGATTGTCAACGACATGAGCGAAGTCAACATCGACGCTCAACTGATTGAGCAGGGAGGCGCGGCGCTCTCGCGGACCGAGGAAACCCTGGTTGAGCTCTCCAACGGCTGCATCTGCTGTACCTTACGGGAGGATCTAGTTCGTGAAGTGGCGGCGTTGGCGGCCCAAGGACGATTCGACTACCTCTTGATTGAATCGACCGGCATTTCTGAACCCCGTCCGGTGGCCGAAACCTTCCTGTTCGAGATCGAAGGGGCGCGTGCGCTCAAGGATGTGGCCGAACTCGACACCCTGGTGACGGTGGTGGATGGCTACAACTTCCTTCATGATTTCATTGAGGCCGAAGACCTCAAAAGCCGCGGTCAAGCCGCGAGCGAAAACGACGAGCGGACCGTCGCTGATCTTTTGATTGATCAGATCGAGTACGCCGATGTCGTGATCCTCAACAAAATCGACCTGATCAGCCCGACTCAAAAGGCGCGGCTTCGAGGAATTCTTCGGTCGCTCAACCCCCGGGCGCGTCTCATCGAAGCCGAATTTGGTCGGGTTCCTCTCGACGCGATCCTGAACACGGGTCGATTTGACCTGGAGCGTCTGGTGTTGGAGTCGGGCTGGCGTTTGGCCGCGCGGGGCGAGGTGGTTTCCGAAGCCGAGGAATACGGCGTGAGGCATTTCGTGTACCGGGCGCGTCGGCCCTTCCACCCAGCGCGGTTTTGGGCTTGCCTCAACGCCGGATGGCCAGGGGTGATTCGCTCCAAGGGCTTTTTCTGGCTGGCGAGCCGCCCGGATCGAGTCGGCGTCTGGTCGCAAGCCAGTCGCATTGCTCGGATCGACGCCGGCGGCTTTTGGTGGGCGGCCGTCCCGCCCGAAGCCCGGCCCGACACTCCAGCGTTCCGCGCTGCTTTGGAACGGCTCTGGGACGAGCATGTGGGCGATTGCCGTCAAGAACTCGTTTTGATCGGCGTAGGTCTTGATCCTGTTGAGCTGACTCAACGGCTCGACGCCTGCCTACTCAATGACGAAGAATACCGTCAAGGCCCACCCGCGTGGATTGGCTACGACGATCCGTTCCCCGAATGGCCCAACCCGGCCACCCCGTCATCTACTGCGACGAACTTGGCGTGATCGTGTCGCGCCTGGTTCTCCCTCTTCTCATCGCGTCAGGTCCCTCGAAATCGTTTCGATGGTTTGGAGTCATCCCATGCGTCGATTTCTCAAGGCGTCCGTTTGGGTCGCCCTCATTGGTGTTCTGTCCGTCAACCTCGCCGAGGCGCACTCGTTGAGGATCATTGTCTCCTCGACTCACGGCAAACCGGGCACACCGGCAACCGCCTACCTCTCTTGGGGTCACGGTCTCCCCGTGGACGAACTTTACAACGGCTCGAACCTGGCCCGCTACGAACTCCTAGCCGGAACCCAGGTTGTCGAATCCTGGAATGTCGAGGGTTTGGGATTGCATGAACAGGCCCTCAAACTCAAAGACCCAGGAATTTACCAGGTGCGCCTCGTAACCAAGCCGGTGATCTTCAGTACCTTCCGCGGCCCCGACAACAAGAATGGTTTCGTCCGCGGCGGGCGGGACGCGGTTCCCCAAGGGGCGAAGGATGTCAAGGTGATCAAGAGCGTCACCTTCGCCAAGGCGGTGGTGACTCGCGGCGACGTGGAGGATGAGGCGATTCCCGCTTTGGGCGACGACTTCGAGATTGTTCCGATCACCAAGACCGAACATGGCGCGTTCTGCATGGAGGCCCCGATCACCTTCCAGGTTCGGCTTCGCGGCGCTCCGGTGGCGGGCGTGAAGGTGTCGGCGGCCCATACCGGCCTGAACTCCGACGGCTCCCCCGCGCTGACCGAACAAACCGACGCTCAGGGGCTCGTCAAGCTTAAGCTCGATGACCCGGGAACCTGGGTGCTTGAGGCCTATTATGAGGCTCCCGCCTCCGCGGAGTCTCAAGGATCGTACGACGTGGAATCATTCTCCGCCGCCTTGACCCTCGGCGTCACCGAACACGACCACGATCATTGATCCGTGACGCTCCCAGCGCCATAACGACGACCGGGGGAGCGGAGCGTTTCCAGTCTAAGACGACGGTCCGCAACTCGACCCGCTTTGTTCCCAAACCAAGCTTAGGTCGGCTGGATCGATCTCCACTTCCAGTGGTTTGATCGGGCCCCAAGGTGGTGTGTGGGTCAATCAAGCGTTTGGTGAATGAGAATCAACGACGACGCCTTGACGTGAGGAATTCACCCACGCCAAGGCGTCTTTTGATTTTGGTTGCGATTGAGCGGGTGTCAAATCGCGAAGGCCGCCCGGTTTCCATCCACGATCATATCGAGTTGGAACCATCACCCTGCGGGAGTCGCCGACCAGAGCTGTTCCAACCGGATCACGATGAAGATCTCACAGGCGAGCTGAACGAACAAGATGAGGGGAGGGGGGTGGGAGTGTGGATCGGCTCACGTCTTGACATTCTTCCCCCAACCCACCGCGGCAATCACCACCTCCTCTAGGTCCACGCTGGTCAACGCGCGAAGCCGAGAGGAGAATTTGCTGGAGTCGGATTCCGCCAAGTCCGACGAGGCCGTGGAGGCCGAGGAGGAGGATGAGGAGGGAGTTGAGCCGCCGACCGCTTCGGCGGAAGCGGGCGACCCAACCGACGTGGCACGGAGAGTGTTTACGTTCATGGCCTTAGGCGAACGAAAAGCAGACGCTTCGACTCCAGCCGCATCCAACCCGGATGGTTTGTCTCAGCGTCTCACGGGTGGGTTCTAGTGGATTCTACTACCAAGGGCCAGACTGTGTTGGCGCAGTTTGGAAAAATCGGCGCGATCACCGAAGGCCCGACCGACCCGATCCGCGTGGCAACACGCTTGATCCTCCCATGCTGGACAACCGAACCAGTGACACTTGGAAATCCGTCTGGTTTTCGGGCAGAGTTGGGCCTCGACTTCAGCGATCGGGAGTTGGGAACGATCGTCGAGCGTTTAAGGGGAAGGGTTAGAAGGGAACGGGGTCACGTGTGGAATTGGCGGTCGCCAGCGTCCCCGAGACCCGGTACGATGAAGCCCACGTCGTTGATCCGCTCATCCAGCGCGGCGATGCAGAGGTGGAGGTCGGAAAACTCGCTGA encodes:
- a CDS encoding GTP-binding protein; its protein translation is MTILYNPIGSESGASDMAATTARKLPVTVLSGFLGAGKTTLLNEVLRNRAGMKVAVIVNDMSEVNIDAQLIEQGGAALSRTEETLVELSNGCICCTLREDLVREVAALAAQGRFDYLLIESTGISEPRPVAETFLFEIEGARALKDVAELDTLVTVVDGYNFLHDFIEAEDLKSRGQAASENDERTVADLLIDQIEYADVVILNKIDLISPTQKARLRGILRSLNPRARLIEAEFGRVPLDAILNTGRFDLERLVLESGWRLAARGEVVSEAEEYGVRHFVYRARRPFHPARFWACLNAGWPGVIRSKGFFWLASRPDRVGVWSQASRIARIDAGGFWWAAVPPEARPDTPAFRAALERLWDEHVGDCRQELVLIGVGLDPVELTQRLDACLLNDEEYRQGPPAWIGYDDPFPEWPNPATPSSTATNLA
- a CDS encoding DUF4198 domain-containing protein, which gives rise to MRRFLKASVWVALIGVLSVNLAEAHSLRIIVSSTHGKPGTPATAYLSWGHGLPVDELYNGSNLARYELLAGTQVVESWNVEGLGLHEQALKLKDPGIYQVRLVTKPVIFSTFRGPDNKNGFVRGGRDAVPQGAKDVKVIKSVTFAKAVVTRGDVEDEAIPALGDDFEIVPITKTEHGAFCMEAPITFQVRLRGAPVAGVKVSAAHTGLNSDGSPALTEQTDAQGLVKLKLDDPGTWVLEAYYEAPASAESQGSYDVESFSAALTLGVTEHDHDH